The Candidatus Hydrogenedens sp. genome has a window encoding:
- a CDS encoding proton-conducting transporter membrane subunit, giving the protein MKILVILPIILPLLTASICLVTNKMPRLQWFFVWFGNIAYFLVALIFLWNTYHGNYYSVQIGNWQAPFGITIVIDLFSSIMLVITSLLVFCSFLYTRSMTSREEFRLGYLSLTFFLMMGVSGAFTTGDLFNLYVWFEVMLMSSFVLMSFGGEQRQLEGSIKYVILNLMSSAIFLASTGILYGMVGTMNLADLSIKLSMIEQQYSKLIVSSLLLVAFGIKAGLFPLYFWLPASYHTPPPGISALFSG; this is encoded by the coding sequence ATGAAAATACTGGTCATTCTACCCATAATTCTACCACTGCTTACGGCAAGTATTTGCCTTGTTACTAACAAGATGCCCCGTTTGCAGTGGTTTTTTGTGTGGTTTGGAAACATTGCCTATTTTCTTGTTGCCTTGATATTCCTCTGGAATACTTATCATGGAAATTATTATTCTGTGCAAATTGGAAATTGGCAAGCACCCTTTGGGATAACAATTGTTATTGACCTTTTCAGTTCTATCATGCTTGTAATTACCTCGTTACTTGTATTTTGTTCTTTTCTATATACTCGCTCAATGACATCCAGAGAGGAATTCCGTTTGGGTTATCTTTCCTTAACCTTCTTCTTAATGATGGGGGTATCGGGTGCTTTTACAACAGGTGATTTATTCAATTTATATGTTTGGTTTGAAGTTATGCTTATGTCTTCTTTTGTATTAATGTCGTTTGGAGGTGAACAAAGACAATTAGAAGGTTCCATAAAATATGTCATTCTCAATCTTATGTCTTCAGCAATATTTCTTGCATCTACCGGCATTTTATACGGCATGGTTGGGACAATGAATTTGGCTGACCTTTCGATAAAACTTTCCATGATAGAGCAACAATACTCAAAACTCATTGTTAGTTCTTTGTTATTGGTTGCCTTTGGAATAAAAGCCGGCTTATTCCCTTTATATTTCTGGCTCCCTGCGTCTTATCATACCCCCCCACCGGGGATTTCCGCACTGTTTTCTGG
- a CDS encoding Na+/H+ antiporter subunit C: MEWLFAILVGGLYSAGLYLMLQRNMFKLILGMCLVSHGANLLIFTAGGLTRNLPPIFSETTSLPSQITDPLPQAFVLTAIVISFGVTAFLLVLVHRTHKTLNTDDVDDLIKTDLQ, encoded by the coding sequence ATGGAATGGCTATTTGCTATTTTGGTTGGTGGTTTATACTCCGCAGGACTGTATCTCATGCTCCAGAGAAATATGTTTAAATTAATATTAGGTATGTGTCTGGTTAGTCACGGAGCCAACCTATTAATATTTACCGCAGGTGGACTTACAAGAAATTTGCCACCCATATTTAGTGAGACGACCTCCCTCCCATCACAAATAACCGACCCCCTTCCTCAAGCATTTGTATTAACTGCTATTGTGATTAGTTTCGGCGTTACAGCCTTTTTGTTAGTTTTGGTTCACCGAACACATAAAACATTAAACACAGATGATGTAGATGATTTAATCAAAACGGATTTGCAATGA